One Baekduia alba genomic window, CTTGTGCTCGCGCTGGGGCTGGCTCGGGGGCGTCTGCGGTTCGGCGGCCATCGCCGCTCGTAGGCTATCGAGCGGATGCGACCGGCTTGGCGGCGACCGCCAGGCGCGGCCCGGAGCCGACCGCGCGGACCAGGTCGGCGGACGCGCGGGTCAGGGCGACGAGCGCGAAGACGAACAGCGCGAGCTGGACGGTCGGGTGCTCGGTGACGCCGCCGTTCCAGGTCGCGGCGGCCGCGGCGGCGGCGAGGAAGACGACGTCGCCGACGAGCGGGCCGGCCAGCAGGATCGCGGTCGCGCGGCGCGGTGACGTGGTCGGCTCGTGCAGGCACTCGCCGTCGAAGAGGGCGCGGGCGGTGGGCGCGATGAGCACGCGCCCGATCCGGACGCTGAACAGCGGGCGGCCCGAGCCGAGCAGGACGATCACGCGGCCCTTGGTCAGCAGCAGCGCGGCGGCGGCGCGGCCGAGCTCGTGGATCAGGGCCGCCGGGATGGTCGCGGCGACGACGACGAGGAGGATGCGCAGGGTGCCGTCCATGGCCCTTCTGAGGTCGGCGTCGCGCGGCGGGCGCTTGATCGCGCGGCCGCGGAGATCAGCCGACCGTCGAGGGCGTCGCGCTGAGCGCGCGCTCCAGCGCCCGCGGCGTGACGAGCCGCTGGCGGTGGTCGAGCGCGCCGGCCAGCCCGTGGGCGACGCGCTTGCGGACGCAGTCCAGGCGGCCGGCGCGGCCGGTCTGCTCCAGCACGCTCGTCATCGCCACGTCGCCCAGCCCACAGGCGACGATCCAGGTGAAGGGGTCGAGGTCGCCGTCGACGTTGATCGACAGGCCGTGCATCGTCACGCCGTGGGAGATGTGCAGGCCGATCGAGCCGATCTTGCGATCGCCGACCCAGACGCCGGTGAAGTCGCGGCCCTCGTGAGCGCGCCCGCGGGCGGCGATGCCCTCCTCGGCCAGCGCGTCGACCATCAGCGTCTCGAGCTGCTCGACGAAGCCCATGACGTCGCCGACACGCACGATCGGATAGGCCACCAGCTGGCCGGGCCCGTGGTAGGTGACCTTGCCGCCGCGGTCGACGTCGACGACCTCGATCCCGCGCTCGGCGTAGTAGGCCTCCGGGAACGGCAGCTCGGCGGGGTCGGAGCGGCGGCCGCGCGTGTAGACGGGGTCGTGCTCGAGCGTCAGCAGCGTGTCCGGGATCGTGTCGGCCTGGCGCGCGGCGCGCACCCGCTGCTGGAGCGCGAGCGCCTCGCTGTAGGGGACGC contains:
- the lipB gene encoding lipoyl(octanoyl) transferase LipB, which gives rise to MDLWTVHLGRVPYSEALALQQRVRAARQADTIPDTLLTLEHDPVYTRGRRSDPAELPFPEAYYAERGIEVVDVDRGGKVTYHGPGQLVAYPIVRVGDVMGFVEQLETLMVDALAEEGIAARGRAHEGRDFTGVWVGDRKIGSIGLHISHGVTMHGLSINVDGDLDPFTWIVACGLGDVAMTSVLEQTGRAGRLDCVRKRVAHGLAGALDHRQRLVTPRALERALSATPSTVG